The Miscanthus floridulus cultivar M001 chromosome 17, ASM1932011v1, whole genome shotgun sequence genome has a window encoding:
- the LOC136517386 gene encoding probable sugar phosphate/phosphate translocator At2g25520, with protein MGRDGGGGVAGGMSDSVLRKVLLSYFYVAVWIFLSFSVIVYNKYILDPKMYNWPFPISLTMVHMGFCSSLAVALVRVLRVVDLPTSPSMTPQLYTSSVVPIGALYAMSLWFSNSAYIYLSVSFIQMLKALMPVAVYSIGVLFKKETFRSSSMLNMLSISFGVAIAAYGEARFDVRGVALQLAAVAFEATRLVLIQILLTSKGISLNPITSLYYVAPCCFCFLVVPWAFVELPRLRAIGTFQPDFFIFGTNSLCAFALNLAVFLLVGKTSALTMNVAGVVKDWLLIAFSWSVIRDTVTPINLFGYGIAFLGVGYYNHVKLQALKAKEAQKKAAQADEEAGSLLQERDGHGDRKSDNQA; from the coding sequence atggggcgggacggcggtggcggcgtcgcCGGCGGCATGTCTGACTCGGTGCTCCGGAAGGTGCTCCTCTCCTACTTCTACGTCGCGGTGTGGATCTTCCTCTCCTTCTCCGTCATCGTCTACAACAAGTACATCCTCGACCCCAAGATGTACAACTGGCCCTTCCCCATCTCGCTCACCATGGTGCACATGGGTTTCTGCTCGTCCCTCGCCGTCGCGCTCGTCCGCGTCCTCCGCGTCGTCGACCTCCCGACCTCGCCCTCCATGACGCCGCAGCTCTACACCTCCTCCGTCGTCCCCATCGGCGCGCTCTACGCGATGTCGCTCTGGTTCTCCAACTCCGCCTACATCTACCTGTCCGTGTCGTTCATCCAGATGCTCAAGGCGCTCATGCCCGTCGCCGTCTACTCCATCGGCGTCCTCTTCAAGAAGGAGACCTTCAGGTCTTCCTCCATGCTCAACATGCTCTCCATCTCCTTCGGCGTCGCCATCGCCGCCTACGGCGAGGCGCGCTTCGACGTGCGCGGCGTCGCCCTGCAGCTCGCTGCCGTCGCCTTCGAGGCCACGCGGCTCGTGCTCATCCAGATCCTGCTCACATCCAAGGGCATCTCGCTCAACCCTATCACCTCGCTCTACTATGTCGCGCCGTGCTGCTTCTGCTTCCTCGTCGTGCCCTGGGCCTTCGTCGAGCTGCCCAGGCTGCGCGCCATCGGCACCTTCCAACCGGATTTCTTCATCTTTGGGACGAACTCACTCTGCGCCTTTGCGCTCAACCTTGCCGTCTTCTTGCTAGTCGGCAAGACCTCGGCGCTGACCATGAACGTCGCGGGAGTAGTCAAGGACTGGCTGTTGATTGCCTTCTCGTGGTCCGTGATCCGGGACACCGTCACCCCGATCAACCTGTTTGGCTACGGGATCGCGTTTTTAGGGGTGGGCTACTACAATCATGTCAAGCTGCAGGCGCTCAAGGCTAAGGAGGCGCAGAAGAAAGCTGCCCAGGCTGATGAGGAGGCTGGGTCGCTCTTGCAGGAGCGCGACGGGCACGGTGATCGCAAGAGCGACAATCAGGCTTAG